A single Asterias rubens chromosome 13, eAstRub1.3, whole genome shotgun sequence DNA region contains:
- the LOC117298654 gene encoding uncharacterized protein LOC117298654 yields the protein MTSGFIFWDDEDNNNLNEVQGIVPSGVYDQDTRIDYCCMTDGDVSQPISLPTQNPFYLFPYNSEQCQAVQGMNATQEYFRWDEQDRPISIPVKSGGSHPYLTVETTPASPRDNIIHYCYYESIESLNR from the coding sequence ATGACGTCTGGTTTCATCTTTTGGGATGACGAAGACAACAACAACCTCAACGAAGTGCAAGGCATCGTACCATCAGGAGTGTACGACCAGGATACCCGTATCGACTACTGCTGCATGACCGATGGTGACGTATCCCAGCCGATCAGCTTGCCTACTCAGAATCCTTTCTACCTGTTCCCGTATAACTCGGAGCAGTGCCAGGCCGTCCAAGGCATGAATGCGACTCAGGAGTATTTTCGATGGGACGAGCAAGACAGACCAATAAGTATTCCAGTCAAATCTGGAGGATCCCATCCGTACCTCACAGTTGAAACTACGCCTGCGTCGCCAAGAGACAACATTATACACTACTGTTACTATGAATCCATCGAATCCTTGAACCGTTGA